The Amycolatopsis solani genome has a window encoding:
- a CDS encoding GyrI-like domain-containing protein, whose amino-acid sequence MPYDLKKELNQLYAPKNTDWALLDVPEQQFLAIDGRGNPNTAEAYRKAVEALYAFAYTIKMTAKRTGEDFVVGPLEGLWWADDYAAFTVRAKDTWQWTMLIAQPPWIGEDAVEEAREAVRRKKKIDAPVRLEKLHEGRCAQALHVGSYDDEGPLLARLHGEFLERHGLAPTGLHHEVYLGDPRRTVPEKLKTVLRQPVG is encoded by the coding sequence ATGCCGTACGACCTCAAGAAAGAGCTGAACCAGCTCTACGCGCCCAAGAACACCGACTGGGCCCTGCTCGACGTGCCCGAGCAGCAGTTCCTCGCGATCGACGGCCGCGGCAACCCGAACACGGCCGAGGCGTACCGAAAGGCCGTCGAAGCGCTCTACGCCTTCGCGTACACGATCAAGATGACGGCCAAGCGCACCGGCGAGGACTTCGTCGTCGGCCCGCTGGAAGGCCTGTGGTGGGCCGACGACTACGCCGCCTTCACCGTGCGGGCCAAGGACACCTGGCAGTGGACGATGCTCATCGCGCAACCGCCGTGGATCGGCGAGGACGCCGTCGAGGAAGCCCGGGAAGCGGTGCGGCGCAAGAAGAAGATCGACGCGCCGGTCCGGCTGGAGAAGCTGCACGAGGGTCGCTGCGCGCAGGCCCTGCACGTCGGCTCGTACGACGACGAAGGCCCGTTGCTGGCCCGCTTGCACGGCGAATTCCTCGAGCGGCACGGATTGGCGCCGACCGGGCTGCACCACGAGGTCTACCTCGGCGACCCACGCCGGACGGTGCCTGAGAAGCTCAAGACCGTGCTGCGTCAGCCGGTCGGCTGA
- a CDS encoding PadR family transcriptional regulator, with amino-acid sequence MLTDAELTVLGLVVERPRHGYELDEVVSERGMREWTALGFSSIYYVLGKLRDRGLVAEVEQERAHAKAKKTYTATEAGRRACAAAAEAAIAELRPVHPPLLVGLANSPVVAPDRVAAALARRAEAVAEKLAEVRRAAAAQPDVPPFVRAIFDYSIAQLEAEAAWLEGMS; translated from the coding sequence GTGCTCACCGACGCGGAACTGACGGTGCTCGGCCTGGTGGTCGAGCGGCCGAGGCACGGCTACGAGCTCGACGAAGTCGTCTCCGAACGCGGCATGCGCGAGTGGACGGCGCTCGGGTTCAGCTCGATCTACTACGTGCTCGGCAAACTCCGCGACCGCGGCCTGGTCGCCGAAGTCGAGCAGGAACGCGCGCACGCCAAGGCGAAGAAGACGTACACGGCGACGGAAGCGGGACGGCGGGCGTGCGCGGCCGCCGCGGAAGCCGCCATCGCCGAACTGCGCCCGGTGCACCCGCCGCTGCTCGTCGGACTGGCGAACAGCCCGGTGGTGGCGCCGGACCGGGTCGCCGCGGCGCTGGCCCGGCGAGCCGAGGCGGTCGCGGAGAAGCTGGCCGAAGTCCGGCGCGCCGCCGCGGCCCAGCCGGACGTGCCGCCGTTCGTCCGCGCGATCTTCGACTATTCGATCGCGCAGCTCGAAGCCGAAGCCGCGTGGCTGGAGGGGATGTCCTGA
- a CDS encoding SWIM zinc finger family protein gives MGGQVVTAVPWTAERVAGLAPDPASEKAGRALAAPAKWSGAGASEDAVWGFCQGSGKKPYQTCVELAEPAFRCSCPSRKFPCKHALGLLMLWAAGKIDAGPAPEWVHTWLAERADRARRAEKRAEATGPKDEEAAARRAGERAARVEGGVAELKVWLTDRIGAGFAGFDRNGGEELRTVAARMVDAQASGLAGGLRRAAGTVGRRDWPEALLSELSLLYLLADAAGRLDELPPPLAETVRTRLGFSVETARVMETGERVSDDWLITGAADEENDRLLTRRTWLRGRGTGRDALVLSFAPPGRPLDASLPPGHLLTAELAFYPGAAPLRALVVERGIPLAAPSAEGGSIPEALAAYAEAMAADPWLERWPILLSAVTPAEHAGGWCLSEKDGTALPLVPYAFPWPLLAMSAGRPLTVAGEWSPAGFRPLTCWHENRAVRL, from the coding sequence GTGGGGGGACAGGTGGTGACGGCGGTGCCGTGGACCGCGGAGCGCGTGGCCGGGCTGGCGCCGGATCCCGCGTCGGAGAAGGCGGGCCGGGCGCTCGCCGCGCCGGCGAAGTGGTCCGGCGCGGGCGCGTCCGAAGACGCCGTGTGGGGCTTCTGCCAGGGCAGTGGCAAGAAGCCGTACCAGACGTGCGTCGAGCTCGCCGAGCCCGCGTTCCGGTGTTCCTGTCCCAGCCGGAAGTTCCCGTGCAAGCACGCACTGGGGCTGCTGATGCTGTGGGCGGCCGGGAAGATCGACGCGGGACCGGCGCCGGAGTGGGTGCACACGTGGCTCGCCGAGCGAGCCGATCGCGCCCGGCGGGCGGAAAAACGCGCGGAAGCGACCGGCCCGAAGGACGAAGAAGCGGCCGCCCGCCGTGCGGGCGAACGCGCGGCGCGCGTCGAAGGCGGCGTCGCCGAGCTGAAGGTCTGGCTGACCGACCGGATCGGCGCCGGCTTCGCGGGCTTCGACCGCAACGGCGGCGAAGAACTGCGCACGGTCGCGGCCCGGATGGTCGACGCACAGGCGTCCGGCCTCGCGGGCGGCTTGAGGCGGGCGGCCGGGACCGTCGGCCGCCGCGACTGGCCGGAAGCGTTGCTCTCGGAGCTTTCGCTGCTGTACCTGCTGGCGGACGCGGCAGGCCGGCTGGACGAGCTGCCGCCGCCGCTGGCGGAGACGGTCCGGACCAGGCTCGGCTTCTCGGTGGAGACGGCCCGCGTCATGGAGACCGGCGAGCGCGTCTCGGACGACTGGCTGATCACCGGCGCGGCCGACGAGGAGAACGACCGGCTGCTGACTCGCCGGACGTGGCTGCGCGGCCGCGGCACGGGCCGTGACGCGCTGGTGTTGTCGTTCGCCCCGCCGGGCCGCCCCCTGGACGCGTCCCTGCCACCCGGGCACCTGCTCACGGCGGAACTGGCGTTCTACCCGGGCGCGGCCCCGTTGCGGGCACTGGTGGTGGAGCGCGGCATCCCGCTCGCGGCCCCGTCCGCCGAGGGCGGCTCCATCCCGGAGGCGCTGGCGGCGTACGCGGAGGCCATGGCCGCCGACCCGTGGCTGGAACGCTGGCCGATCCTGCTCTCGGCAGTCACCCCAGCCGAACACGCGGGCGGCTGGTGTCTGTCCGAAAAGGACGGAACAGCACTACCGCTGGTGCCGTACGCGTTCCCGTGGCCCCTGCTGGCGATGTCGGCGGGCCGCCCCCTGACGGTGGCGGGCGAGTGGAGCCCAGCCGGCTTCCGCCCCTTGACGTGCTGGCACGAAAACCGGGCGGTGCGCCTGTGA
- a CDS encoding DUF5691 domain-containing protein, producing the protein MKAWEDLVGTALLGTRRRTLDLAHLPPAVRPLAEDRADPAEQLLAAAAVLTTFRRAGRQALHDVRPLPVATEDERAFVPPLARERLARLLAASHPDLLLEWLGIVAGTRYRVPPETLPLLAEAARTKAALRGPLVAVAGPVGAWLGQRNPDWSFLGAPAESGGSPDIWQYGSLAQRRRWLAAKLAEAPDEAREALTTSWKSEPADVRSDFLSVLAPHVRPEDEAFLEAALTDRAAAVRERAAELLGRLPGTRYGESMAERLRPLVRSRNRVLEIVLPQGERGDGTVRLRTLVAAAPLAFWTEFGPPAEVVRMTVEGCPAAVLRDSWATAAVRQGDETWAKALIGADPGGRTTPPLLGVLSPASQAATIGHLVSRLPVESFARLVHELPRPWTKELGTALLDWIARQDDHRLVSHAAVVIARAVPPQCLRHPLATTRLTMDAGPWRRALTETLNFRREMYEELA; encoded by the coding sequence GTGAAGGCCTGGGAAGACCTCGTCGGCACCGCCCTCCTCGGCACCCGCCGCCGCACCCTCGACCTCGCCCACCTCCCGCCCGCCGTCCGGCCGCTCGCCGAAGACCGCGCCGACCCCGCCGAGCAGCTCCTCGCCGCCGCGGCGGTGCTCACCACCTTCCGGCGGGCCGGGCGGCAGGCGCTGCACGACGTGCGGCCACTGCCCGTTGCCACAGAGGACGAGCGCGCCTTCGTACCGCCGCTCGCCCGGGAACGGCTAGCCCGGCTGCTCGCCGCCAGTCATCCCGATCTGCTGCTCGAGTGGCTCGGCATCGTCGCCGGCACCCGCTACCGCGTCCCGCCCGAGACCCTTCCCCTACTCGCCGAAGCCGCGCGGACGAAAGCCGCCCTGCGCGGGCCGCTCGTCGCGGTCGCCGGGCCCGTCGGGGCCTGGCTCGGGCAGCGGAACCCGGACTGGTCCTTCCTCGGCGCCCCCGCGGAATCCGGTGGTTCGCCGGACATCTGGCAGTACGGCAGCCTCGCCCAGCGGCGCCGCTGGCTGGCCGCCAAGCTGGCCGAAGCACCCGATGAAGCCCGCGAAGCCCTCACGACGTCCTGGAAGTCCGAACCGGCCGACGTCCGCTCGGACTTCCTCAGCGTGCTCGCCCCGCACGTGCGGCCCGAGGACGAGGCCTTCCTCGAAGCCGCGCTGACCGACCGGGCGGCCGCCGTCCGGGAACGGGCCGCCGAGCTGCTCGGGCGGCTGCCCGGCACCCGGTACGGCGAAAGCATGGCCGAACGGCTGCGCCCGCTGGTCCGCAGCCGCAACCGGGTCCTGGAAATCGTGCTGCCGCAAGGCGAACGCGGTGACGGCACCGTCCGGCTGCGCACCCTCGTCGCGGCCGCTCCCCTGGCCTTCTGGACCGAGTTCGGGCCGCCCGCCGAGGTGGTGCGGATGACCGTCGAGGGGTGCCCGGCCGCCGTGCTGCGCGACTCCTGGGCCACCGCCGCTGTCCGCCAAGGCGACGAGACCTGGGCGAAGGCGCTGATCGGCGCCGATCCCGGCGGGCGCACCACCCCGCCGCTGCTCGGCGTGCTGAGCCCGGCGAGCCAGGCCGCCACGATCGGGCACCTGGTGAGCCGGCTGCCCGTCGAATCGTTCGCGCGGCTGGTGCACGAACTGCCCCGGCCGTGGACCAAGGAGCTCGGCACGGCCCTGCTCGACTGGATCGCCCGCCAGGACGACCACCGCCTGGTTTCGCACGCCGCCGTCGTGATCGCCCGCGCGGTCCCGCCGCAGTGCCTGCGCCACCCGCTGGCCACCACCCGCCTGACCATGGACGCCGGGCCGTGGCGCCGGGCGCTCACCGAAACGCTGAACTTCCGCCGCGAAATGTACGAGGAGCTCGCATGA